In Hymenobacter volaticus, the genomic window ATTCACGGCGGCCACCACCAAGTCGGACAGCATTTCTTTGTCGGACAGCAAAGAATCATCGATTTCAAGCTTCACAAGGCGGTGTTGGCCGTTGGCCGTAGCCCGTACCAAGCCGCCACCGGCTTCCCCAACGGCGGTTACAAACTGCATTTCTTGCTGGGCCTGCTGCATTTTCTCTTGCAGCTCTTTCATTTTGCCCATCATGCCCATCATATCAAACATAGGTCGTCTTTTTTCAGAGTGGTTGAAAGGAAGCCAGGCCTCCATGTAAACAAAGGTACGTCAGCGGCCAGCCGGAGATACATGTTCTACTTGCCTTTGGTCGACTCAGTACGCGGATATTAGTCGGAAACAAGGCTTAGTGGCAGCCATTACCTAACCAGCCAGCGCAGAAGCAAGGCACTTACTTAACTATCGTGACGGTGCCGCGCTGCACCACTAGTTGGCCAGCTTCGTCGATTGCTTCGAAGCGCCAAACGAAGGAACCAGGTACTGGAGCCTGATTGCGGACGCGGCCGTCCCAGGTTTGGGAAGAATTGGTACTTTGAAATACCTCTTGGCCGTTGCGGTCTGCCAC contains:
- a CDS encoding YbaB/EbfC family nucleoid-associated protein, with the protein product MFDMMGMMGKMKELQEKMQQAQQEMQFVTAVGEAGGGLVRATANGQHRLVKLEIDDSLLSDKEMLSDLVVAAVNKALNEAGEKAKEEMKNKTSGLIPNIPGLDLGSFGL